ATTAATGGAGGAGGAGCAGGTAACGGAGGTGGTTTTGACACTGACAgtggagaagaaaatggaCGTTGCTCACCTTTGTTACAGCAAGCTTCAGCAAAGTATCTTTTGCCTGTGCCTCACTATCAGGATAGTCAAAGAAAGTGCATGGTGATAGATCTGGACGAAACGTTGGTCCACAGCTCCTTCAAGGTAAGGATAGACGTTGTTTTTCGACGATTTGTATCTTGGCACACGTTTCTTGAACGGGTGCCAAGTTATTCGCCTGCCCTGAATGAAGTTTACCCATTCCCCCAGCATTTGGCTGCTAGTtaactgtttatttttgtttcgaccACCCGACCCCCTCCCACCaccttctcttcttttattaatttttgcttTATTTAACAGCCCATAAGCAATGCGGATTTTATCGTTCCCGTGGAGATTGATGGTACAGTCCACCAAGTGTATGTGCTCAAACGGCCACACGTAGATGAATTCCTGCGCAAAATGGGCGAGCTCTATGAATGCGTGTTGTTTACGGCCAGCTTGGCTAAATATGCTGATCCTGTAGCTGACCTATTGGATCAGTGGGGCGTCTTCCGATCGCGCCTCTTCCGGGAATCATGCGTCTTCCATCGAGGGAACTACGTAAAAGATTTGAGCCGACTTGGAAGGGAACTCCAAAAAGTTGTTATCATAGACAATTCGCCTGCTTCTTATATCTTCCATCCTGACAATGCcgtaagttaattttattgtgCTTTCAATGCGAATCTGTAGTTATAATCGACTGGCTTTTACAGGTACCAGTCGCTTCATGGTTTGATGATATGTCTGACTCGGAACTATTGGACTTGATCCCCTTTTTTGAGCGACTCAGCCAGGTTGACAATGTCTACACAGTTTTGCGTAATTCGAATCACGCTGCACTGACCAACCGTAGCGATTCGCTCAATCCCAACGTCGATTTGAACTCGATCCCAATCAATGTGCCCTAACCCATCTCCTTCTCGTAAGACGGACGATCCATCCAATGtaggggtttttttttacaaatttcaatcCTAACCTAATGTAACGCCGACTCTTATCTAGATTGTGAGTGATTTTAATCTCGTCGCGAGCCTTCGGTGTGGccttttgtcttgtttttttttttctcccaagcAGCTAAATGacttaaaaagaagaagtaaagtTTTTGTCGACTCGTGTTTCACACAAGTGCATGTTAACGGACCACACCAATTggccaaaaatttaaatcaagttATCCCCATTACTTTTTTGTGAGACGGTTGTGCGTTATTTGTGAGCGTAATTTCCATCGTCCACTGAGTGGTTGTTTCACGTACGAGAAAAGTGCCTGCCTCTTTCATCATTCATTATCTATCCGCCCGTCAACCCGCGTTGGAAACGACAAGATTTTGCTGCGACACACGTCTAGCTTTACATAGACAAGGGGATagtaaacaacaaaattaaaataaccaCCTGACCATCGTTTCAATGACCTTTGatatctacttttttttcctgaaaaaaaaaataataatttgattggtTGTATTTTGTAGATAACTTTTGAATCTACAGCTGCACTATTCGctgtaaataagaaaaactccCACTTTAGATTTTCGATCTATATTGGATTGGTTGCGTTGGATAATTCTTTTTGGGGTCAAGtgccttgtttttttcatcatgtttttttttcttaaaaataattaaattgttcTTCCCGTGAGGAAAAATTATCCATCGCTCCGATCACTAACTCGTGTTCAGAAATCCATTCTTGTAACATTGGAAAATCgtgttccgttttcttttctaggtGTCCTTCCTCATTGATTTCTAATTCCTTAACTCAGACCCGTTATCATTTTTTTCGCCTTTCTTGCTCACCTATTCCCTACACACCTTGGACTTGGATTAAATCTGTAGAGACGTAATCCAAAGTTCGATGGAtgtttattaaaaagaaaacaaacgagGTCTGTCTCGTGAGTTTGGTTTTCCCCGCGCCCTTTCACTCTTCACTTATTTCATCCGCCGGTGTTGATTCCTTGAaaagtttattatttctatAATTTCTCGCTAATGTTTTATAACCATTTTTTACGCTTGTGGTTACATCCACCATTCACGCCAGCTAAACCTAAAACATCAATATTACTTTAAAGTGTTATgtcattcatttttctgttcCCCCCCTCTCCGCCTTGACTTTTGTTACcgttggtttgtttgtttctttgtgtCTTCTTCGCCGTTTCTGTTGATTGGAGCATCCGTATCACTTTTTCCACGCCAAGGATAATGTCGTTTTAAACGATCCTTTGTCCTTTGCCCCTCATCTCAGCCGCAAGTGCCTCTTCCCGTTTGCGCATTTAATCCTTTAAAGGTGTGTGGGCCAGAAATGGTCTTTCAAAAGCATCACTCTtgaaaaaatcggcaaaagaGATTAAACcgcatcaaataaaacaacaaaccgGTGTGCCATATACAATCCCAATATAAGAtcttaaacaaaagaagaaaaaaaaaactgtctgGCGGTGGAGAATTTAAGAGCAGTGAATTTTCACCTGCGCCTATCatccatatttttaaaaatttacaacaatGGACTCGCTGCCCCATCCACCACCCTCTCTCTCAACACCCAATCCATGTATTACGTTATTAGATTAGCACCCGCGATTTCTCATCATCAccggcttcttttttctatctttttgtgCTCAAGACGAC
The sequence above is a segment of the Daphnia pulex isolate KAP4 chromosome 11, ASM2113471v1 genome. Coding sequences within it:
- the LOC124207925 gene encoding carboxy-terminal domain RNA polymerase II polypeptide A small phosphatase 1-like; protein product: MEASSIITQVTREEDQITSFAQEKVIVKTVSGSSSTTGSVKKSARGFLRSLFCCLGRRGSSDQSNKSSNNGGNLVINGGGAGNGGGFDTDSGEENGRCSPLLQQASAKYLLPVPHYQDSQRKCMVIDLDETLVHSSFKPISNADFIVPVEIDGTVHQVYVLKRPHVDEFLRKMGELYECVLFTASLAKYADPVADLLDQWGVFRSRLFRESCVFHRGNYVKDLSRLGRELQKVVIIDNSPASYIFHPDNAVPVASWFDDMSDSELLDLIPFFERLSQVDNVYTVLRNSNHAALTNRSDSLNPNVDLNSIPINVP